A genomic window from Chitinophaga pollutisoli includes:
- a CDS encoding ThuA domain-containing protein — MNSKHFFRQLLAFALMLAALPLAAQKAPVRVLVVGGGGSHDFNRWYKVEDAATLERDGFAKVTYTDDPSTITALLPEADVLLLANNQPIKDPAARNAIFAHADAGKGLVLAHAAIWYNWKDWPEYNARLVGGGSRSHEKYGPFTVTLKGKHPVTRKVPKSFTLDDELYHYNADPAAAKIAVLAESSNGKGVIHPAVFIVEHPKSRIVGLALGHDDKSHELAAYQTLLRNAVKWAGRR; from the coding sequence ATGAACAGCAAACATTTCTTTCGTCAACTTTTAGCCTTTGCGCTGATGCTGGCCGCCCTGCCGCTAGCCGCGCAGAAAGCGCCGGTCCGCGTGCTCGTTGTAGGCGGCGGCGGTTCGCATGATTTCAATCGCTGGTATAAAGTGGAAGACGCCGCCACGCTGGAGCGCGACGGTTTCGCCAAAGTCACCTACACCGACGATCCCTCCACTATCACGGCCCTCCTCCCGGAAGCGGACGTGCTGCTTTTGGCCAACAACCAGCCCATTAAAGACCCCGCGGCCCGCAACGCCATCTTCGCTCATGCGGATGCCGGAAAAGGGCTCGTGCTCGCGCACGCCGCCATCTGGTACAACTGGAAAGACTGGCCGGAATACAATGCGCGCCTGGTGGGCGGCGGCAGCAGGTCGCACGAGAAGTACGGTCCTTTCACCGTCACCCTCAAAGGCAAGCACCCCGTTACGCGCAAAGTGCCGAAAAGCTTCACGCTCGACGATGAGCTGTATCACTACAACGCCGACCCCGCCGCCGCCAAAATCGCCGTGCTGGCTGAAAGCAGCAACGGCAAGGGGGTGATCCATCCGGCCGTGTTCATTGTGGAACATCCCAAATCGCGCATCGTGGGCCTGGCGCTGGGGCACGACGATAAATCACATGAGCTGGCAGCGTACCAGACACTGTTGCGGAACGCCGTTAAATGGGCGGGCCGCCGATAA
- a CDS encoding Gfo/Idh/MocA family oxidoreductase, with protein sequence MKQITVVIVGMGFGKEFIPIYQKHPAIKRVGICTRNPETLRELKERFNLDDDLIFTNYEDVPKRADVDAIHIVTPVPEHARMTLASLNAGKHTACTIPMAMTVEDCKAIVEARKKSGKVYMMMETALYTREFLYGLKLAESGELGRIQFVRGSHIQDMSMPGWDEYWKGYPPMLNGTHAISPLLRINNTKAESVVCHGSGRLSEDLASRYGSPFAVETATFTLKNSDVVAEATRSLFDVVRQYRESYDVYGTKMSFEWEQLQDEGHSVFDGGENARRMECPDTDEMLIPEIAHFTKREKIDDPNHVSFLQGAGHGGSHPHLVQEFLAAIVEGRESAVDAHMAANYTCAGICAHESAMNGGKRIQIPDFE encoded by the coding sequence ATGAAACAGATCACGGTTGTAATTGTAGGGATGGGATTCGGAAAGGAATTTATTCCCATTTATCAAAAGCACCCCGCCATTAAACGGGTGGGCATTTGCACGAGGAATCCGGAAACGCTGAGAGAACTGAAGGAACGTTTCAACCTCGACGACGATCTCATCTTCACCAATTACGAAGACGTGCCGAAGCGCGCCGACGTAGACGCCATCCACATCGTTACCCCCGTTCCCGAGCACGCCCGCATGACGCTGGCCAGTCTCAACGCCGGCAAACACACCGCATGCACTATCCCCATGGCCATGACCGTGGAAGATTGCAAAGCCATTGTGGAAGCGCGCAAAAAATCGGGTAAAGTATATATGATGATGGAAACCGCGCTCTACACCCGCGAATTCCTCTACGGACTGAAGCTGGCGGAATCCGGTGAGCTGGGCCGCATCCAGTTTGTACGCGGTTCGCATATCCAGGATATGAGCATGCCGGGATGGGATGAATACTGGAAAGGATATCCGCCCATGCTCAACGGCACGCACGCCATCTCACCGCTGTTGCGCATCAACAATACCAAAGCGGAATCCGTGGTATGCCATGGCTCCGGCCGCCTGAGCGAAGACCTTGCTTCCCGCTATGGAAGCCCGTTTGCTGTAGAAACCGCCACTTTCACCCTGAAGAATTCCGACGTGGTGGCCGAAGCAACCCGCTCGCTGTTCGATGTGGTGCGCCAGTACCGTGAAAGCTATGATGTATACGGTACGAAGATGTCATTCGAATGGGAGCAGCTGCAGGACGAAGGCCATTCTGTTTTTGATGGCGGTGAAAACGCCCGCAGGATGGAATGCCCCGATACCGACGAGATGCTGATTCCGGAAATCGCGCACTTCACCAAGCGGGAGAAGATCGACGATCCCAACCACGTATCGTTCCTGCAGGGAGCGGGGCACGGCGGATCGCACCCGCACCTGGTGCAGGAGTTCCTCGCGGCGATCGTGGAAGGCCGCGAATCCGCGGTGGACGCACATATGGCGGCCAACTACACCTGCGCCGGCATCTGCGCGCACGAATCCGCCATGAACGGTGGCAAACGCATCCAAATTCCTGATTTCGAATGA
- a CDS encoding sugar phosphate isomerase/epimerase family protein: MMTTKPVIQTGISTFVYASPFKTADFHLLPKIKAAGYDIVEVAVEQADLIDWDLLVSMTRDLGLRITLSGAFGPRRDISSDNAAFRKEGLDYILTCIRLAEKTGSPLFGGPLYSAVGKTRIVPVEQKRQERAWCLENLRIAGKAAADHGILLGVEALNRFETDMINTTDQALALIAEVDHPALRLSFDTFHANIEEKDIPAAIRKAGALLLHVQANESDRGTPGTGHLPWTAIRQALDEIGYQGSVVLETFGEPSEELARAACIWRPLAGSADEMATEGAAFYKRIFT, translated from the coding sequence ATGATGACAACCAAACCCGTAATCCAGACCGGCATCAGCACCTTTGTGTATGCATCCCCGTTTAAAACGGCTGACTTCCACCTGTTGCCGAAGATAAAAGCCGCTGGCTACGATATCGTGGAAGTAGCGGTGGAACAGGCGGACCTCATAGACTGGGACCTCCTCGTTTCCATGACGCGCGACCTGGGCCTGCGGATCACGCTGAGCGGCGCCTTCGGCCCCCGGCGCGACATTTCCTCCGACAACGCCGCCTTCCGCAAAGAGGGGCTGGATTACATCCTGACATGTATCCGGCTGGCGGAGAAGACCGGCAGCCCGTTGTTCGGCGGGCCCCTGTATTCGGCAGTCGGCAAAACGCGCATTGTGCCAGTGGAGCAGAAGCGGCAGGAGCGTGCCTGGTGCCTGGAAAACCTGCGCATCGCCGGCAAAGCCGCCGCCGACCACGGGATACTCCTGGGCGTTGAAGCGCTGAACCGTTTCGAAACGGATATGATCAACACAACCGACCAGGCCCTGGCCCTGATCGCAGAAGTGGATCATCCGGCCCTTCGCCTTTCGTTCGACACTTTCCACGCCAATATCGAGGAAAAGGATATCCCCGCCGCGATCCGGAAAGCCGGCGCGCTGCTGTTGCACGTGCAGGCCAACGAAAGCGACCGGGGCACCCCCGGCACGGGGCACCTCCCCTGGACGGCCATCCGGCAGGCGCTGGATGAGATCGGGTACCAGGGCTCCGTGGTGCTGGAAACCTTCGGTGAACCTTCGGAAGAACTGGCCCGCGCGGCCTGCATCTGGCGGCCGCTGGCCGGTAGCGCTGACGAAATGGCCACCGAAGGCGCTGCATTTTATAAGCGAATTTTTACATAA
- a CDS encoding VOC family protein — protein sequence MIRFTKIDHVAIMIPMGQQAAARQFYGTLLQLTEIPGQHPRNAIWYQIADIQLHLVEEDKTTELLSGRHPAFEVESLEAAKSYLQSHGVEIAYTSKIEGRERAFFRDPFGNRVEMIEFDR from the coding sequence ATGATACGTTTTACGAAGATCGACCATGTGGCCATCATGATCCCGATGGGCCAGCAAGCCGCCGCCAGACAATTCTACGGAACATTACTCCAGCTTACGGAAATACCCGGGCAGCACCCGCGCAACGCCATCTGGTACCAGATCGCGGATATTCAGTTGCACCTGGTGGAAGAGGACAAGACGACCGAACTCCTCAGCGGCCGCCACCCGGCATTCGAAGTCGAAAGCCTCGAAGCCGCCAAATCATATTTGCAATCCCATGGCGTGGAAATCGCCTATACCTCGAAGATCGAGGGCCGGGAGCGCGCCTTCTTCCGCGATCCGTTTGGGAACAGGGTGGAGATGATTGAGTTTGATAGGTAG
- a CDS encoding AraC family transcriptional regulator — MKSQNNANNSTAWTLPEQLQRKLDVHPLGRNLYITAIRFYPENDVKEWGEPKGVPVYSLLYSAHGGGWYELEGKRFPVKANQYVLLAKNTPFRCGPDPRNPWRLYTAQFTGLLADELCDYLTNGKPIHTTPPLVGRIAQFWDILHHLDLMNNIENLLYANFRFYSFLGTFRLSVFNYMKQGSDNQIEQCIQLMKQQLDKNLTLADLAAQAHLSASYLSALFKEKTRYSPIQLFTSLRMQKASQLLKETNLTVKEIAQEMGYPDQYTFSRTFKGIMGVSPKGFREKS, encoded by the coding sequence GTGAAGAGCCAAAACAACGCCAACAACTCAACTGCATGGACATTACCAGAACAGCTACAACGCAAGTTGGACGTACATCCCCTCGGCCGAAACCTATACATTACAGCTATCCGTTTTTATCCTGAAAATGACGTAAAGGAATGGGGTGAGCCGAAGGGCGTACCGGTGTACAGTCTTTTATATTCCGCCCACGGCGGTGGCTGGTATGAACTGGAAGGAAAGCGGTTTCCGGTAAAAGCAAACCAATACGTGCTGCTGGCGAAGAACACGCCATTCCGTTGCGGACCCGATCCCCGCAATCCCTGGCGTTTGTACACGGCCCAGTTCACGGGGCTCCTGGCCGATGAGCTTTGCGATTACCTCACCAACGGCAAACCCATCCACACCACACCGCCATTGGTTGGCCGCATCGCGCAGTTCTGGGACATCCTCCATCACCTCGACCTCATGAACAACATCGAGAACCTGCTCTACGCGAACTTCAGGTTCTATAGTTTCCTGGGCACCTTCCGGCTGTCGGTGTTCAATTATATGAAACAGGGGTCCGACAACCAGATCGAGCAATGCATCCAGCTCATGAAGCAGCAGCTCGACAAAAACCTCACCCTGGCCGACCTGGCCGCGCAGGCGCATTTATCGGCCTCCTATCTTTCCGCACTTTTCAAAGAAAAAACGCGCTACTCTCCCATCCAGCTGTTCACGTCGTTGCGGATGCAGAAAGCGAGCCAGTTGCTGAAAGAAACAAACCTGACGGTCAAAGAAATCGCGCAGGAAATGGGGTACCCTGATCAGTACACTTTCTCCAGGACTTTCAAGGGGATTATGGGGGTGTCGCCGAAGGGGTTTCGGGAGAAAAGTTGA
- a CDS encoding sodium:solute symporter: MHQLPITDLAVIGAYLLGMILIGVYFSRKNKNAAQFTTASGTIPGWALGLSLYATFLSSNTFLGVPGKSFGGNWNAFVFSLSMVPAAWISARYFVPFYRSSGEVSAYTHLEHRFGPWARTYAMICFILTQLARMGSIFFGVALALQALTGLDMRTIMAVTGICIIIYTVLGGMEAVIWTEVLQGLIKTAGAIVILWLVIDGMKGGVGDIFSIGASDGKFSLGSLSLSDFSSSTAWVVFLYGFFINLNNFGMDQNYVQRYHAARSQKEAARSIWLCVYWYLPVSAVFFFIGTALYAYFLQHPEMLDAVRQQAATERGVAAASLTPADYGDKILPYFMVQKVPAGLLGLIIAAILSAAMSTLSSGMNSSATVFLKDIWQRYVRPNPSPKEEMKVLHLATVVTGILAIFFGIAMIGVKSILDVWWELSGIFAGGMLGLFLLGIISKAKNAAAVAATITGIVIILWMSLSKYLPADLEYLRSPLHINMVIVVGTLSIFLAGLLFSRMQQRLQSQS, translated from the coding sequence ATGCATCAACTGCCTATTACAGACCTGGCGGTAATCGGAGCGTATTTGCTCGGTATGATTCTGATCGGCGTATATTTTTCAAGAAAGAATAAAAACGCGGCACAATTCACGACAGCATCAGGCACCATCCCCGGATGGGCGCTCGGCCTTTCGCTGTACGCCACATTCCTGAGCAGCAATACTTTCCTGGGCGTACCGGGAAAATCGTTCGGCGGCAACTGGAACGCTTTTGTTTTCAGCCTGTCGATGGTGCCCGCCGCCTGGATCTCCGCGCGGTATTTCGTTCCGTTTTACCGCAGCAGCGGCGAAGTGAGCGCATACACCCACCTGGAGCACCGCTTCGGGCCATGGGCACGGACCTACGCCATGATCTGCTTCATCCTCACGCAACTCGCGCGGATGGGCTCCATCTTCTTCGGCGTGGCGCTCGCGCTGCAGGCGCTCACCGGGCTGGATATGCGCACCATCATGGCCGTCACCGGTATCTGCATCATCATCTATACCGTTCTCGGCGGCATGGAAGCCGTGATCTGGACGGAGGTGTTGCAGGGCCTCATTAAAACCGCCGGCGCCATCGTGATATTATGGCTGGTGATTGACGGGATGAAAGGCGGTGTAGGCGATATTTTCAGCATCGGCGCTTCCGATGGGAAGTTCTCCCTCGGCAGCCTGAGCCTCTCCGATTTCAGCAGCTCCACCGCATGGGTGGTGTTCCTGTATGGATTTTTCATCAATCTCAACAACTTCGGCATGGACCAGAACTACGTACAACGCTATCACGCCGCCCGCAGCCAGAAAGAGGCCGCACGGAGCATCTGGCTGTGCGTGTACTGGTACCTGCCCGTCAGCGCCGTGTTCTTCTTTATCGGCACCGCGCTATACGCTTACTTTTTGCAACATCCCGAAATGCTGGATGCTGTGCGGCAACAGGCTGCTACCGAAAGGGGCGTGGCCGCCGCGTCGCTCACGCCGGCCGATTACGGCGATAAGATATTGCCGTATTTCATGGTGCAAAAAGTACCGGCGGGATTACTGGGGCTAATCATCGCCGCGATCCTTTCCGCCGCCATGAGCACCCTCAGCAGCGGGATGAACAGCTCCGCCACGGTGTTTTTGAAAGACATCTGGCAGCGATACGTTCGCCCGAACCCTTCGCCGAAGGAGGAGATGAAAGTATTGCACCTGGCTACGGTGGTCACAGGCATCCTGGCGATCTTTTTCGGTATCGCCATGATAGGTGTGAAAAGCATACTGGATGTGTGGTGGGAGCTTTCCGGCATCTTCGCAGGCGGTATGCTGGGGCTCTTTTTGCTGGGGATCATTTCCAAAGCGAAGAACGCCGCGGCCGTGGCGGCGACCATCACCGGCATCGTCATCATCCTGTGGATGAGCCTGTCCAAATACCTGCCGGCAGACCTGGAGTATCTCCGCAGCCCGCTTCATATCAATATGGTAATCGTGGTGGGCACGCTGTCGATATTCCTGGCGGGACTGCTCTTTTCACGGATGCAGCAACGACTTCAATCTCAATCATAA
- a CDS encoding dihydrodipicolinate synthase family protein, whose translation MQKKFVPVMITPFNLKARIDLDMVEHLIDFYLEAGVKGFFANCLSSEMYSISEDERLELTRHVVNYVNGRVPVVATGSFGLTIPDKAQFIRNIHATGVDAVIMITGHFANVDEPDSVLIDRFHQMFDLTGDIPLGLYECPAPYKRVLPADVLKTLLASNRLIYHKDTSCEVESVREKLSVIDVPKFEFYDAHTPNAVESLRMGAAGMSSISGNFYPEILVWLCNNANDPSKADDVAWIQEELRRVDPLIHIAYPMSAKYFLQLRGIPVRTISRAHVLELTPQQKETLQGIHRDFKGWCQRLGIREAATSHAF comes from the coding sequence ATGCAAAAGAAATTTGTACCGGTGATGATTACCCCTTTCAACCTGAAAGCGCGGATCGACTTGGATATGGTGGAGCACCTGATCGATTTTTACCTGGAGGCAGGCGTGAAAGGCTTTTTCGCCAATTGCCTTTCTTCGGAGATGTACAGCATCAGTGAAGACGAGCGCCTGGAACTGACACGCCATGTTGTCAACTATGTAAACGGCCGCGTGCCGGTGGTGGCCACGGGCTCCTTCGGGCTTACCATCCCCGACAAGGCGCAGTTCATCCGCAATATCCATGCAACCGGTGTGGATGCGGTGATCATGATTACGGGGCATTTCGCGAATGTGGACGAACCGGATTCCGTGCTGATCGACCGTTTTCATCAAATGTTCGACCTCACGGGCGATATTCCCCTGGGATTATACGAGTGCCCGGCTCCTTATAAAAGGGTGCTGCCGGCCGATGTGCTGAAAACCCTGCTGGCTTCCAACCGGCTGATCTATCATAAAGACACGAGCTGCGAGGTGGAAAGCGTACGGGAGAAATTGTCGGTCATCGACGTGCCGAAATTCGAATTCTATGACGCGCATACGCCCAATGCCGTGGAATCCCTGCGGATGGGCGCGGCGGGGATGTCGTCCATCTCCGGCAACTTTTACCCGGAAATCCTCGTGTGGCTCTGCAATAACGCCAACGACCCCTCGAAGGCGGACGACGTGGCCTGGATACAGGAGGAGCTTCGCCGCGTGGATCCCCTCATCCACATTGCGTATCCCATGAGCGCAAAATATTTCCTCCAGCTCCGCGGCATCCCCGTGCGCACCATCAGCCGCGCGCATGTGCTGGAACTGACCCCCCAGCAAAAGGAAACGCTCCAGGGCATCCACCGCGATTTCAAAGGATGGTGCCAGCGCCTGGGGATCCGGGAAGCGGCTACTTCCCACGCGTTCTGA
- a CDS encoding sigma factor: MNTGTVYPQHDDRFLWDRLREGDREAFGEIYRRYFPPLFRYCSRFTQDAGLVKDTLQDFFTDLYLRRQTLQTPEKPKSYLLVSVRRKLVRALGKAPGPARCRKTKRTTSPWNSPLKAT, encoded by the coding sequence ATGAATACCGGCACCGTTTATCCGCAGCACGACGACAGGTTTCTCTGGGACCGCCTCCGCGAAGGCGACAGGGAGGCCTTCGGCGAAATCTACCGGCGGTATTTTCCCCCGTTATTCCGTTATTGCAGCCGTTTTACGCAGGATGCCGGCCTGGTGAAAGATACCTTGCAGGATTTCTTCACCGACCTTTACCTCCGCCGGCAGACTTTGCAAACGCCCGAAAAGCCGAAAAGCTACCTCCTGGTCTCCGTCCGCCGGAAACTGGTGCGCGCCCTGGGAAAAGCCCCCGGTCCCGCGCGCTGCCGGAAGACGAAGCGCACGACTTCTCCCTGGAACTCTCCCCTGAAAGCTACCTGA
- a CDS encoding sigma factor-like helix-turn-helix DNA-binding protein — MDRLTLRQKEAVYLRFYESLSYDEIAEIMQLKAVKYARTLVYRALTELKPLLAGAETLLYSR, encoded by the coding sequence CTGGACCGCCTCACGCTCCGCCAGAAGGAAGCGGTATACCTCCGTTTCTACGAAAGCCTGTCTTACGACGAGATCGCCGAGATTATGCAGCTCAAAGCTGTAAAGTACGCCCGTACCCTCGTTTACCGTGCCCTTACCGAACTGAAACCTTTGCTGGCGGGGGCGGAAACGCTGCTGTACAGCCGGTAG
- a CDS encoding FecR domain-containing protein yields MLIGTAAAAAVITAILVMRGQAGAEMLTLRTGFGETTTLKLHDGTEVWLNANSSVSYPRRWKSGDVRTVELQGEAFFKVKHAPEGLHPRFVVHTALTDVEVTGTAFNVYHRHDSAAIALEEGSVIAGGKHMRPGDLLQQSARGTTLTQSPDGGFSAWMEKRMVIRDGTLATVALRMEDIYGKSIRFGKPSLASLPFTGSAAMDQPELLLKAVCTVHNLKMREEDDTIILE; encoded by the coding sequence ATGCTCATTGGAACAGCGGCGGCAGCAGCGGTGATCACCGCGATCCTCGTGATGAGGGGTCAGGCTGGCGCTGAAATGCTCACCCTCCGGACAGGTTTCGGGGAAACCACCACGCTGAAATTGCACGACGGCACGGAGGTTTGGCTCAACGCGAATTCCTCTGTCAGTTATCCCCGCCGCTGGAAAAGCGGGGATGTGCGCACTGTGGAGTTGCAGGGGGAAGCGTTCTTTAAAGTGAAGCATGCTCCGGAAGGATTGCATCCCAGGTTTGTGGTGCATACCGCCCTCACGGATGTGGAAGTGACCGGCACGGCGTTTAACGTTTACCATCGGCACGATTCCGCCGCCATCGCCCTGGAGGAAGGAAGCGTGATAGCGGGAGGGAAGCACATGCGGCCCGGCGACCTGCTCCAGCAAAGCGCCCGCGGTACCACGCTCACCCAATCGCCAGATGGCGGCTTCTCCGCCTGGATGGAAAAGCGCATGGTGATCAGGGACGGCACACTGGCCACGGTGGCCCTGCGGATGGAAGACATTTACGGTAAAAGCATACGCTTCGGAAAGCCTTCGCTGGCGTCGCTGCCTTTTACCGGATCGGCAGCCATGGATCAGCCGGAATTATTGCTGAAAGCGGTGTGCACGGTGCACAACCTGAAGATGCGGGAAGAAGACGATACCATCATTCTCGAATAA